The genomic window AACGCTGGCAAGAGTCTTGCTAATATGGTCAGCACTCTTCTGGATATTGAGAGTCTTGAAGCCAACTGATAGGGAATTGAGCAGGGCTGATAGGGTACTTGGACCTGCAACAATAATCTGCTCCTCCCGTCTCAAATCATCAAAGAAGACCGGATTGCGAACAATCTCTGAGTAAAGTCCCTCTGTCGGAACAAACAAGACTCCAAAATTGGTCGTTTGAGGTGGCGCTATGTACTTGCTCTTAATATCTTTGGCAAAACGCTTAACGCTGGCTAGGAGTGACTTACGACAACGTTCGATTTCGTCCTTATCGCCTGCTTCATAGGCTTCTTCTAGGCGGTAATAATCTGCCAGTGGAAACTTGGAGTCAATTGGTAGATAGACGTATTCCTGGTCGCCCTGTCCAGGTAACTTGATGGCATACTCTACTCGCTCGCTGGAGTTCTCAACTGTTGCGTATTCTCGTTCATACTGGGCAGGTGTCATGATGTCTTCAATGATTTGCCCCAGTTGCAATTCTCCCAGAATCCCTCGCGTCTTGGTCCCAGAGAGAACTTTGTTGAGAGTACCAACATCACGGGCAACTGTCTGCATCTCTCCAAGGCCACGATTGACCGACTCTAGTTGCTTGGAAACTGTCTCGAAGGAAGCCTGCAAGCGTGTCTGTAATGTCTTTTCCAGTTTTTCCTCGACCGTCTGGCGCATTTGTTCTAAACGTTGCTCATTTGATTCTTGCAGGGCTTGAAGGCGTTGGTCGGTCTTATCTCTGGTTTGAAGGAGATTCTCGTTCATCTCCTGTCTAACTTGCGTCAGACCTTGGTGCAACTCCATTCGCACTTCCTGCAAACGGTCGCTGACAGCTACTTCCAAATCTTTTTGGTCTAACTGGCTGGCTTGTCTGGCTTGTTCAAAGCGGTAATCCAGTTGATCTGAAAGATTGTCTGCCTGATCCTCCAAACTCTTGGCTAGGTACTTGTCTTGCTTATCCTGCCTTTGCCAAATCAGAAAGAGTCCAGCTAGGTTGGCAATTAATAATAGTAGTAATACAGTCTCCATCCTACCTCCTGTCCTTGCTATGCAAGACAACCACATAGCCATCTGGGCAAGTCACCGAAACTTCCCTATCTATATATTCGTTAGAAGCGTACACTTTTTTAAAGAAAAAATTTTCCTCTGTCAATTCGTACTTGGCACCAAGAATAGTCAGCTGGCTATCCCGAACTGGCATAAAAGCTAGATAATCGTAGTCTGAACGGGGCTCTAGCTGACTGGTCCCTTCTGGACAATAGGCAATCAAGTTTTGCCCATCCTCAATCGCTATCTGGCGCATATAGGGTGCCAACTTGGGATTGCTAGGCAGAAAGACATTAGCCAGCATATGGTCAATACGACCACCCAAAGCACCGAAAATAGTCACTTGGGCCTGAGGACTTTGTTCAAAGATGGTTAAGAGAGCCAATTCCAGGTCCGTATCATCCTTTTCTGGCTGGGCTTGAACAAAATGTTGGGCACGTTCTTGAATTAACTGACGTTCGTCTGTGGTTACCGAATCAAAATCGCCAACTGCTAGAGCCAGAGGAAGGTTTTCTTCCAAGACCCATAGCGAACCGCGGTCCACACCGACAAAGCAATCAAAATCCGTCCGATAATGCCCACGATCTCCGCCTGCAAAAACGGCAACCCTAGTCCAGTTGTTTTCTGAGAGTTTGAACTCGTTCATTGACATCTCCCTTAAAGACATAGGAACCTGCTACAAAAACGGTCGCACCAGCTTCTTTGGCTTGGGCAATGGTCTGATCATCAATCCCGCCATCGACTTCAATCTCAAAGTTCAAGCCTTTTTCCTGACGAAGGGCAACCAACTCACGGACCTTATCCATGGTTTCAGGCAGAAAAGCTTGACCACCGAAGCCAGGGTTCACTGTCATGACTAAGACTTGATCAACTAGGTGAAGGACGTGCTTGATCGCCTCCACAGGCGTCCCAGGATTGATGACAACCGAAGGTTTGACACCGAGCGAACGAATTTTTTGGAGAGCTCCATGGATATGAGGCGTTGCTTCCACATGGATACTGATGATGTCTGCACCTGCGCGCGCAAAGTCTTCTAAGTGGTGTTCAGGATTGGATACCATCAAGTGGCAGTCAAAGACCATCTTGCTATGAGGACGAAGAGCTTCTACCACACCTGCACCAAAACTGATTTGTGGTACAAAGTGCCCATCCATGATATCGATATGGGCATACTCTGCCCCAGTTGCTTCTAGGCGCTTGATTTCACGTTCAAAGTTGGCATAATCTGCTGCCAGAATTGACGGAGCAATCTTGTATTGAGACATAGGTTTCTCCTTATTTTGGAATTTTTTTGCTGACTTTTTTATAGGTTTCTCTGCGATTTTCAATCTCACTAAGGAATTGCAGGTAGTTGTCAAAACGGAAGGTTGCAATGATACCCTCTTCTACTGCTGGCTTGACCGCACAAGAAGGCTCATGAGTATGGGTACAGCTACGGAACTTACAATCTCGACTGACACTGGCAATCTCTGGAAAGGCCTGATTGAGGTCTTCAGCCGTTGACACTTCATAATCCAGTGATGAAAAGCCTGGTGTGTCCGCGATTTTACCCCCATTGAGGTTGTAAAAACTAACAGCTCGAGTGGTATGGCGACCGCGACCCAGACTGACTGAGATTTCTCCTGTTTCAAGATTGAGGTCCGGTGCGATTTTATTGAGAAGGGTTGATTTCCCAACACCTGTCTGCCCCATGAAAACTGTAACCTTACCTGTCAACAGAGGCAGGAGCTCCTCCTTGCTGGTCACAAAATCGTAACCAATAGCACCATAGGTTTGTTG from Streptococcus oralis includes these protein-coding regions:
- the rmuC gene encoding DNA recombination protein RmuC; the encoded protein is METVLLLLLIANLAGLFLIWQRQDKQDKYLAKSLEDQADNLSDQLDYRFEQARQASQLDQKDLEVAVSDRLQEVRMELHQGLTQVRQEMNENLLQTRDKTDQRLQALQESNEQRLEQMRQTVEEKLEKTLQTRLQASFETVSKQLESVNRGLGEMQTVARDVGTLNKVLSGTKTRGILGELQLGQIIEDIMTPAQYEREYATVENSSERVEYAIKLPGQGDQEYVYLPIDSKFPLADYYRLEEAYEAGDKDEIERCRKSLLASVKRFAKDIKSKYIAPPQTTNFGVLFVPTEGLYSEIVRNPVFFDDLRREEQIIVAGPSTLSALLNSLSVGFKTLNIQKSADHISKTLASVKTEFGKFGGILVKAQKHLQHASGNIDELLNRRTTAIERTLRHIELSEGEPALDLLHFQEDEEEYED
- a CDS encoding thiamine diphosphokinase, which produces MNEFKLSENNWTRVAVFAGGDRGHYRTDFDCFVGVDRGSLWVLEENLPLALAVGDFDSVTTDERQLIQERAQHFVQAQPEKDDTDLELALLTIFEQSPQAQVTIFGALGGRIDHMLANVFLPSNPKLAPYMRQIAIEDGQNLIAYCPEGTSQLEPRSDYDYLAFMPVRDSQLTILGAKYELTEENFFFKKVYASNEYIDREVSVTCPDGYVVVLHSKDRR
- the rpe gene encoding ribulose-phosphate 3-epimerase translates to MSQYKIAPSILAADYANFEREIKRLEATGAEYAHIDIMDGHFVPQISFGAGVVEALRPHSKMVFDCHLMVSNPEHHLEDFARAGADIISIHVEATPHIHGALQKIRSLGVKPSVVINPGTPVEAIKHVLHLVDQVLVMTVNPGFGGQAFLPETMDKVRELVALRQEKGLNFEIEVDGGIDDQTIAQAKEAGATVFVAGSYVFKGDVNERVQTLRKQLD
- the rsgA gene encoding ribosome small subunit-dependent GTPase A, which gives rise to MKGQIIKALAGFYYVESDGQVYQTRARGNFRKKGHTPYVGDWVDFSAEENSEGYILKIYERKNSLVRPPIVNIDQAVVIMSVKEPDFNSNLLDRFLVLLEHKGIHPVVYISKMDLLEDRGELDFYQQTYGAIGYDFVTSKEELLPLLTGKVTVFMGQTGVGKSTLLNKIAPDLNLETGEISVSLGRGRHTTRAVSFYNLNGGKIADTPGFSSLDYEVSTAEDLNQAFPEIASVSRDCKFRSCTHTHEPSCAVKPAVEEGIIATFRFDNYLQFLSEIENRRETYKKVSKKIPK